Proteins co-encoded in one Candidatus Binatia bacterium genomic window:
- a CDS encoding aspartate kinase has protein sequence MTLIVQKYGGTSVGDPARIKAVAQRVAATRAAGNHVIVVVSAMAGETNRLLDLAGKVSERPDARETDVLLATGEQVSVALLAMALQDLGVRAQSFLGHQIRISTDSVFGRARIKSIDAEHMLEVVKDGAVAVVAGFQGVDNDSNITTLGRGGGDTSAVAVAAAVKADVCEIYTDVNGVYTTDPRICPKARKLARISFDEMLELASLGAKVLQIRSVEFAKRYGVPVHVRSSFSDEPGTWVVEEDSSMEDVLVTGVAHDLNEAKITLLRVPDRPGLAAKILTPIANAHIVVDMIIQNASEEGYTDLTFTVPRADHQKALAMVKEVAAEIGARGVTSDTSVAKVSVVGLGMRSHAGVAARMFQVLAQEGINIQMISTSEIKVSAVIDAKYAELAVRALHQALIEEGVDEASA, from the coding sequence GTGACGTTGATCGTGCAGAAATACGGCGGGACATCGGTCGGGGACCCCGCGCGCATCAAGGCGGTGGCGCAGCGGGTCGCGGCCACTCGCGCTGCCGGCAACCACGTCATCGTTGTGGTCTCGGCGATGGCGGGCGAAACCAACCGCCTCCTCGATCTGGCCGGGAAGGTGTCGGAGCGCCCCGACGCACGGGAAACGGATGTGCTGCTCGCCACCGGTGAGCAGGTCTCGGTGGCGCTGCTGGCGATGGCGCTGCAGGACCTGGGTGTGCGCGCGCAGTCTTTCCTCGGGCATCAGATCCGCATCTCCACCGACAGCGTGTTCGGGCGGGCGCGGATCAAGAGCATCGATGCGGAACACATGCTGGAGGTGGTGAAGGACGGCGCGGTGGCGGTGGTGGCGGGCTTCCAGGGAGTGGACAACGATTCGAACATCACCACCCTCGGCCGCGGTGGCGGCGATACCAGCGCGGTGGCGGTGGCCGCTGCTGTCAAGGCGGACGTGTGTGAGATCTACACCGACGTGAACGGCGTGTACACCACCGATCCCCGCATCTGCCCCAAGGCGCGCAAGCTGGCGCGCATCTCCTTCGACGAGATGCTCGAGCTGGCGAGCTTGGGGGCCAAGGTGCTGCAGATCCGTTCCGTGGAGTTCGCCAAACGTTACGGCGTACCGGTGCACGTGCGTTCCAGTTTTTCGGATGAACCGGGAACCTGGGTCGTCGAGGAGGATTCAAGTATGGAAGATGTGCTGGTCACGGGTGTGGCCCATGACCTCAACGAAGCGAAGATCACGTTGCTTCGCGTTCCGGATCGCCCCGGCCTGGCGGCGAAGATCCTGACGCCCATTGCCAATGCGCACATCGTTGTCGACATGATCATCCAGAATGCCAGTGAGGAGGGCTACACCGACCTTACCTTCACCGTGCCGCGCGCCGATCACCAGAAGGCCTTGGCCATGGTGAAAGAGGTCGCCGCTGAAATCGGCGCGCGCGGGGTGACGTCGGATACCTCCGTCGCCAAGGTGTCGGTGGTGGGGTTGGGGATGCGCAGCCACGCCGGCGTCGCCGCGCGCATGTTTCAGGTGCTGGCGCAGGAAGGCATCAACATCCAGATGATTTCGACCTCGGAGATCAAGGTGTCGGCGGTGATCGATGCCAAGTACGCCGAGTTGGCGGTGCGCGCCTTGCACCAGGCCTTGATCGAAGAGGGCGTTGATGAGGCCTCGGCGTGA
- the tsaE gene encoding tRNA (adenosine(37)-N6)-threonylcarbamoyltransferase complex ATPase subunit type 1 TsaE produces MTSSGITGSADALPSSARTIHSHGEDETRACGVRLGRGVRGGDLIGLRGELGAGKTCFVRGLAEGLGIAPRKVRSPSFTLVNEYSGGRLPLYHIDLYRLAPSAVDRMAMRDYVYGDGVCVVEWFERFGEEAPHLEIQFTFVGENERVLVAAAHGVQYAALLNALGEG; encoded by the coding sequence ATGACCTCCTCAGGGATCACTGGTTCCGCCGATGCGCTCCCTTCCAGTGCACGCACCATTCACAGTCACGGCGAGGACGAGACCCGTGCGTGCGGGGTGCGCCTGGGGCGAGGCGTACGAGGCGGGGATCTGATCGGCCTGCGCGGGGAGTTGGGGGCCGGCAAGACCTGCTTCGTCCGTGGCCTGGCCGAAGGGCTCGGCATTGCGCCACGCAAGGTCCGGAGCCCGAGTTTTACCCTGGTGAACGAGTATAGCGGCGGACGCTTGCCGCTGTATCACATCGACCTCTACCGCTTGGCGCCGTCCGCGGTGGACAGGATGGCCATGCGCGACTACGTTTACGGGGACGGCGTGTGCGTGGTGGAGTGGTTCGAACGGTTCGGAGAAGAAGCCCCTCACCTGGAGATTCAGTTTACGTTCGTGGGAGAGAACGAGCGCGTTCTCGTGGCGGCCGCTCATGGCGTGCAGTATGCTGCGCTGCTAAACGCGTTAGGCGAAGGATGA